The Triticum aestivum cultivar Chinese Spring chromosome 4B, IWGSC CS RefSeq v2.1, whole genome shotgun sequence sequence ATGATGTTAGCCTGCTTGTACGCAATTGTTTGCCTGCCGCCATGATGTGGTTGGCGAGACAGGCAACGAAGCAATGATACAGCTGCAACGCTGCGTGCCTTACAATTTACAAGCCGCAGAAAACATATGCACTTGAGGCTTGCATCCAAGAGCACGAGCGCAGGAAGAATGATGCGTCCGTCCAGCGATCGACCGGCCGGCCTGTCTGATGCATTGCAGCAGCGGCACTAGCACCCGGACGCACCCGCACTTGCGTTGTTGCGCCACGGTTGGGGGTCATGTGACGGCCTCCCATCGGGAAACGTACCCAAGATTCTATTCTGTTCTTACCAGGTGCTAGCCTAAGATCTACTAGCCGACTGATGATTGCGCTTAGACAAGTCCCGGGCTCCATCATCGAGCAAGCAAGCCTGAACCTTCCCAAAGCAGCGACGGGAAACATAGAAAAGAAGGGATGGTGCAAAGTGCAAAGCACCAGACAAGCAGACAATGATTTGTTCCCGGGGCCTTTTCGGGTTTCCTTGATCATGCAAACACCATCAGCCGAGTTAGTATTTAAACAACACAACTACACAAGCAGTAGTAGTAATATATATATTGATCCGCCTTTGTAAGCAAGGATACAATGAACAACACGATGTACATACATGGAGTGGTAGTGGTAGTGGTAGGAGTATTATTTTTCCGCTACACTTTTGCTTTCCGACAGCACTAGCTACAACAATCCAAGTTCGGCATTGGACCCTTTTCTTGTCTTTTCCTTCACTTGGGCGAGTACCACAAGTTACTACTGCTTACACGGTATCTACTCTGAAAGCCTGGAACTGGTAGTGGATTAGACTGGATTAAGTAATTATAATCGACGGGTGACACTGACATGACACGGCGGACGAGTGTGTGTCTGTCAGCTGGACCTGGCGCCGACGAAGGCCCGGATGTGCGCGAGCATCTCCTGCGTGCGCGGCTGGGACAGGTGGCAGTTGTGGAGCACCTGGAAGGCGTGCCCCACGCCGCCGTACGTCGCCTGCTCCACGCTCTTGCCGGCCTTGCGCAGCGCCCTGCACAGCTCCAGGTTCCGGTCGCGCAGGATGTCCGCCTCGGAGATGCACACCAGCACGGGCGGCAGCGCCAGCGTCTCCAGCCGGGGCGCGCCGCGGGCCAAGGGGTTGCACCAGGGGTGGTCGCGGCTGGCCCCGGCCGGTAGCGCCATGCGCCAGTAGCTGTCGGAGGTGGAGAGGTTCAGCGCCGACCCTGGCGGCTGCGGCATGCTCTTCTCCGACGCCGTGCGGGCCTCCCCGCCGAAGAAGGGCTGGATCAGTACGGCCCCCTTGACCGAGAGCGGGGCCAGAGCGCCCAGCTGGCCCTGCCCGACCCGCGCCGCGACGTGGAACGCGATGGCGGCGCCCGCGCTGTCGCCCATGAGGAACACGCGGTCGAACCTGCACCGGCTGCGCCACCACGAGACCTCGTCGGAGGCGGTGTTTCTGCTCGCCTGCTGCCGCAGCCACCGCAGCGCCGTGAGCCCGTCGTCGAACGCGGCGGGCAGGCggttctccggcgcgaggcggtaGTCGACGGACATCACGGCGCAGCCCGCCCGCGCGGGGAGCTGGGCGACGAACTCGTGGTAGCAGCTCCACGCGGCGGAGCCGACGCTGAACCCGCCGCCGTGGAAGTACACCACCACGGGAACCTTCCCCGCCGCGGAGGCCGGCGCGTACAGGCGCGCCCACACCCCCGTGGCGCGGTCGACCGCCACGTCGCGCGCGAGGACGCCGCTCGCGGCTGCCGTCGAGCCCCACGTGCAGGGCACGTCGGGGATCGCCGGGAGGCGCTCCACGTGCCCGTCCTTGTACACGCGGATGAGCCCATGTATCTCCTCCACGACGGCGCCGTGGCCCCCGCCGTTCTTGCCGACCTGCTGCTGGAAGCTGACCCGCGGCTCGCCGACGTGCAgtgcccccatcctcctccttaTCATGCAAAAGCCCTCGCGCGCG is a genomic window containing:
- the LOC123092708 gene encoding probable carboxylesterase 17 encodes the protein MIRRRMGALHVGEPRVSFQQQVGKNGGGHGAVVEEIHGLIRVYKDGHVERLPAIPDVPCTWGSTAAASGVLARDVAVDRATGVWARLYAPASAAGKVPVVVYFHGGGFSVGSAAWSCYHEFVAQLPARAGCAVMSVDYRLAPENRLPAAFDDGLTALRWLRQQASRNTASDEVSWWRSRCRFDRVFLMGDSAGAAIAFHVAARVGQGQLGALAPLSVKGAVLIQPFFGGEARTASEKSMPQPPGSALNLSTSDSYWRMALPAGASRDHPWCNPLARGAPRLETLALPPVLVCISEADILRDRNLELCRALRKAGKSVEQATYGGVGHAFQVLHNCHLSQPRTQEMLAHIRAFVGARSS